One window of Chryseobacterium indologenes genomic DNA carries:
- a CDS encoding C45 family autoproteolytic acyltransferase/hydolase: MKKTKTIYSSYKRTLLYLTFCFSLTACGISKSIHHLPNVKHYSLEVPEVTRINDSTFSYNQNYLTKNKQQLWELYIKGNPLQLGYNNGALTQSLMQKQESIFFSKVEGFVPSKFKQRLLRGFLKWYNRKMYLNVREDYQAELYGLAQYSSDQYDFIAPKYLRNLYLHGAHDIGHAMQDLAMVGCTSLAVWNENTEDGDLLIGRNFDFYVGDDFAKNKLVEFVQPEEGIPYMSVSWPGMIGVVSGMNKEGITVTINAGKSKIPLTAKTPISFVTREILQYAKNIDEAIAIAKKRKVFVSESILVGSANDKNAVIIEVSPKNFGVYRVQNTSRVLCTNHFQSEAYKDDKRNQKHIEESHSEYRYEKLQELLQEEKKITPEKMASILRNRSGLKDESIGYGNEKALNQLLAHHAVIFSPQKKLVWVSSNPYQLGEFVCYDLNKIFSDKGLQPDDFSKSSLNIPRDPFADSEEFKNYELSKMHGKEVNEAADDKNTLLTDDAISSYQSMNPDFWLVYYQSGKYYFSKKEYSKAKTEFEKALTKEITTVPDRRNVEKYLKKTLKRLK, translated from the coding sequence GTGAAAAAAACGAAAACCATTTATTCATCCTATAAAAGAACTCTTCTTTACCTTACTTTTTGTTTTTCCCTCACTGCCTGCGGAATATCAAAATCTATTCATCATCTTCCTAATGTAAAACACTATTCACTCGAGGTTCCGGAAGTAACCCGTATCAATGACAGTACATTCAGCTATAACCAGAATTACCTTACGAAAAATAAACAGCAGCTCTGGGAACTCTATATCAAAGGAAACCCATTACAGTTGGGTTATAATAATGGAGCCCTCACCCAAAGTTTAATGCAGAAGCAGGAAAGTATTTTCTTTTCAAAAGTAGAGGGGTTTGTACCGTCAAAATTTAAACAGAGGCTGCTGAGAGGCTTTTTAAAATGGTACAACAGAAAAATGTACCTCAATGTAAGAGAAGACTATCAGGCAGAATTATATGGTTTAGCACAATATTCCTCTGATCAGTATGATTTTATTGCTCCCAAATATTTAAGAAACCTTTATCTGCACGGAGCTCATGATATTGGGCATGCGATGCAGGATCTCGCTATGGTGGGATGTACTTCCCTTGCGGTATGGAATGAAAATACGGAAGACGGTGATCTGTTGATCGGAAGAAATTTCGATTTTTATGTAGGTGATGATTTTGCGAAAAATAAACTGGTAGAGTTTGTTCAGCCGGAAGAAGGAATTCCCTATATGTCGGTAAGCTGGCCGGGAATGATTGGTGTTGTATCCGGGATGAATAAAGAAGGAATTACAGTAACCATTAATGCTGGAAAATCAAAAATTCCTTTGACTGCAAAAACACCTATTTCCTTTGTTACAAGAGAAATCCTGCAGTATGCTAAAAATATTGATGAAGCCATTGCTATTGCTAAAAAAAGAAAAGTTTTTGTATCTGAATCTATTCTTGTAGGAAGTGCTAATGATAAAAATGCAGTTATCATTGAAGTTTCACCTAAAAATTTCGGTGTATACAGAGTGCAGAATACCAGCAGGGTTCTTTGTACCAACCATTTCCAGTCAGAAGCCTATAAAGATGACAAAAGAAATCAGAAGCATATAGAAGAAAGCCATTCGGAATACCGATATGAGAAACTTCAGGAGCTCTTGCAGGAAGAAAAAAAAATCACTCCGGAAAAGATGGCATCCATTTTAAGGAACAGATCCGGATTAAAAGATGAATCTATTGGTTATGGCAATGAAAAAGCACTTAACCAACTTCTGGCGCACCATGCTGTTATATTTTCGCCTCAGAAAAAACTGGTTTGGGTGTCTTCCAATCCTTATCAACTGGGAGAATTTGTTTGCTATGATCTGAACAAAATCTTTTCAGACAAGGGACTGCAGCCTGATGACTTTTCAAAATCAAGTTTGAATATTCCACGTGATCCCTTCGCAGACTCTGAAGAATTTAAAAACTATGAACTGTCTAAAATGCACGGAAAAGAGGTCAATGAGGCTGCCGATGATAAAAATACACTGTTGACAGATGACGCTATTTCTTCCTATCAATCTATGAATCCGGATTTTTGGCTGGTTTATTATCAGTCAGGAAAATATTATTTTAGCAAAAAAGAATACTCAAAGGCAAAAACTGAATTTGAAAAAGCTTTGACGAAAGAGATTACAACGGTTCCGGACAGAAGAAATGTAGAAAAATACCTGAAGAAAACTTTAAAGAGACTGAAATGA
- a CDS encoding phytoene desaturase family protein gives MKKAYDILVIGSGLGGLVSALILAKEGMKVCVLEKNNQYGGNLQTFSRDKLIFDTGVHYLGGLSKGQNLNQFFSYLEIMNDLELQQMDEDGYDKISFGEEEIEYPHAQGYQNFVEQLSRYFPEEKGNLENYCEEIQYVCSQFPRYHVVGKDNYNEEILHLNTKRFIESVTQNKRLQAVLLGSNFLYAGDSEDVPFYVHALTVNSYIQSAYKCVKGGSQISKLLIRKLREYGAEVHKHSEVSEFVFNENNVLQSVKTKTGKEYSAKQFISNIEIRSTIQLIGEDRLKKSFLNRVLSWKPVSSCFSIYLVLRPQSLPNFNYNRYHYSSEEQVWNAFRYRKEAWPETYMLSSTPSKHHPEFAESLTAISYMDFDEVREWENTFNTVADEHERGEAYERFKLEKTEKMLDALEKKIPNLRHAIKTIYTSSPLSYRDYIGNFEGNMYGYMKSSENPLKTMVSPRTKIDNLFLTGQSVNMHGILGVTIGAFNTCAEILGKETIDMRLTQMINKN, from the coding sequence TTGAAGAAAGCATATGACATACTTGTAATCGGCAGCGGATTGGGAGGTCTTGTTTCGGCTCTTATTTTGGCGAAAGAAGGTATGAAAGTGTGCGTTCTTGAGAAAAATAATCAATACGGAGGAAATCTGCAGACTTTTTCAAGGGATAAACTGATTTTTGATACGGGAGTACATTATCTCGGAGGTTTATCCAAAGGTCAGAATCTGAACCAGTTCTTTTCCTATCTGGAAATTATGAATGATCTCGAGCTTCAGCAGATGGATGAAGATGGATATGACAAAATCAGTTTCGGAGAAGAGGAAATAGAATATCCGCATGCTCAGGGCTATCAGAATTTTGTTGAACAGCTTTCTAGATATTTCCCCGAAGAGAAAGGAAACCTTGAAAACTACTGCGAAGAGATTCAGTATGTCTGCAGCCAGTTTCCAAGATACCATGTAGTAGGAAAAGACAATTACAACGAGGAAATACTGCATCTGAATACCAAAAGATTTATAGAATCCGTTACCCAGAACAAAAGGCTTCAGGCTGTTCTACTGGGTTCTAATTTTTTATATGCCGGAGACTCTGAAGATGTACCTTTCTACGTACATGCTTTAACAGTAAACTCTTATATCCAAAGTGCTTATAAATGTGTAAAAGGAGGAAGTCAGATATCTAAACTTCTGATCAGAAAACTTCGGGAGTATGGTGCGGAAGTTCACAAGCATTCAGAAGTTTCTGAATTTGTTTTTAATGAAAATAACGTATTGCAATCCGTTAAAACGAAAACAGGGAAAGAATATTCCGCGAAACAGTTTATTTCAAATATAGAGATTCGTTCCACTATTCAACTAATCGGAGAGGATAGACTTAAAAAATCCTTTCTGAACAGGGTTTTGAGCTGGAAACCGGTTTCATCATGCTTTAGTATTTATTTGGTTTTAAGACCTCAGAGTCTTCCGAATTTCAATTACAACAGATACCACTATTCATCCGAAGAACAGGTCTGGAATGCATTCCGTTACCGGAAAGAAGCCTGGCCGGAAACCTATATGCTTTCATCTACCCCTTCAAAACATCATCCTGAATTTGCAGAAAGTCTTACTGCAATTTCCTATATGGATTTTGATGAGGTGAGAGAATGGGAAAATACATTCAATACTGTAGCAGATGAGCATGAAAGAGGAGAGGCGTATGAAAGATTTAAGCTTGAAAAGACCGAGAAAATGCTGGATGCCCTGGAAAAGAAAATTCCTAATCTAAGGCATGCCATCAAAACCATATATACTTCTTCTCCCTTGTCTTACCGGGACTATATCGGGAATTTTGAAGGAAATATGTATGGATACATGAAAAGCTCAGAGAATCCCCTTAAAACAATGGTGTCTCCCCGCACCAAAATTGACAATCTTTTTCTGACAGGACAATCTGTGAATATGCATGGGATTTTAGGAGTAACCATCGGTGCTTTTAATACCTGCGCAGAGATTCTGGGAAAAGAAACGATTGACATGCGGTTGACACAAATGATTAATAAAAACTAA